The window TTGAGTGAGTTTTAGCAAGCCGGTATACTTGATCTATATTCATGGTGTCAGCCGCGGAGGAGAAAATAAAAGATGGCATTTGAAGGGAAAATAGTTTAAAAAAAGTATTATATATGTGTTGCCTTTTTTTCAAGAATATGTCCCGCACTTTTTGCAGACTGTACATTATGAAGCAGCCGACTTCACCAAGAGATAACCATCTCATCTTAACCCCCCAAATAAATGAATTAATGAAATCCAAGCACACCCAGGAATGGAGGCCACATGAGTCGCCCTCGTTGAATCAATCAGAGATGCTACTATCCACCCTTGCAATCTTCAATTTCTTCACACCCGCCAGGAATAGCCTGCCCAAAGAATCATTTGAAGAAAATAATTATTTAAGATCTTCACAAAGATCCTCTAATCTAAAATTAAGTTCGACAAAGATGTATAGAGCGCAATTTGATTTGATCCCCGAAGTATCGTCCACACGTTTTGTATCATTGCTCGATAGTTCAAACTCAAGTCTGTGGAATTAGTGTGAGATGGAAGAACTGATAAGTCTGAAATTCAGAATGAAGCCATCTAGACGTACTCCCACGGCACGTCCCCGGCCATCAGCCAGTCCCCCTCCTGGTCTTGATAAGTGACAACATGGCGAGCCTGCTTCTCCCCAAGAACCACTCGGTGATCACGGCCGACAGTATCCGGATCTAGATTGAATGAATAAACAAACTGAATATCAGAGAAGAAGTAGTGCATAGTTAAATTTCGTTGTGATGATTTATATGAAAATGTTAGTCGCGTACGTACGTATGATGGAGGCCTTGAACATGCGGCCTAGGACGGCGAGGAGTCCGTCGTAGCCGTCCAGCAGCAGCAGATCCAGCTTCCGGCCGATGGGGACGCCCTCCATGTACACCTTCACAAATAGCGACTGCTGCCCatggctgccgccgccgcctctctcGTACGCCGGATCCGGCGACGGCGCCGCTggcctcatcgtcgtcgtcgtcaggGTGCTCCTAAGAAACGGATTGATCGATGCATCGGTTGATGTGCAGAGAGGAGCCAGAGCCGACCAATACAAATGATGAACAAGAAGTTTAATTTCTGAGATAAAATTACGAGTCTGCACTGCAGAGACCTTGGAGTGGAAGCGGAGACGCCGTCAGCcgtgtggaaggaggaggagcacGACCGCTGGCTGAGCCCGAGGTGAAGGTCCGTGCTTAGGTCCCTGTGGATCGC is drawn from Aegilops tauschii subsp. strangulata cultivar AL8/78 chromosome 1, Aet v6.0, whole genome shotgun sequence and contains these coding sequences:
- the LOC109776239 gene encoding auxin-responsive protein IAA8, giving the protein MECKAASESSSSSSAPSSSMDSCGAGGPRATVSTASSCYRPAIHRDLSTDLHLGLSQRSCSSSFHTADGVSASTPRSTLTTTTMRPAAPSPDPAYERGGGGSHGQQSLFVKVYMEGVPIGRKLDLLLLDGYDGLLAVLGRMFKASIIHPDTVGRDHRVVLGEKQARHVVTYQDQEGDWLMAGDVPWELFLAGVKKLKIARVDSSISD